GGGGATAGGAGTTTGAGATTACTGAGAAACCAAAATGGCTGCAGAGAAAAGTGGATTGATTCCTCGTGTGAAACTAGGAACCCAGGGCTTTGAGGTATTATAATTCTTCATATTTTCTCATAACATACTACTAGCAATAAGCCAATAACATGTCAATGAAATGTTCTAGAATTGCTTTTTATTAGAAATTTCAAGTCTTAGCTTCTATGTCAACATGGGATTGTGAAACCAAAGATGCACTTATTGAAAGACTAAATTTTCATTCACCCTCATTTTTCTCAAAACCCTACCAGGGTGTGTGAAAAATTGAGTTGATACAAAGGGGCAGGGCATAAGAAAAAGTAGGTGTGAAAAAATCAAACTGAGATTCTTGTTTCACACCTTTTTGTTTTTAGGTTTCAAAACTGGGATTTGGGTGTATGGGACTCAGTGGAGCCTACAATGACCCTGTTTCTGAAGAGGATGGTTTATCTATTATTAAGTATGCATTCAGCAAAGGGGTCACTTTCTTTGATACTGCTGATGTTTATGGAGCTGCTGGTGCAAATGAACTTTTGGTTGGAAAGGTATAACAAACTACAAAGGATTTCATTTTCCTTTCTATTGTACTACTTATGTTCTACATAATTGAAATTCAACTTTCTGTTCCAAAAGTTGCCCCATTCTTTTGCAATGATTCTTTGGAACCACTAACTGAGTTTGTTATTATATCCCATGATTCTGCTGACTCTAGGCTTTAAAGCAACTACCTAGAGAAAAGGTCGAGTTAGCGACCAAATTTGGTATCTCGAGATCACAATCAAGAGATTTTTCTGGTATGATTGTCAAGGGCTCGCCTGATTATGTGCGCTCATGCATTGAAGCTAGCTTGAAACGTCTCGATGTTGAATACATTGATCTCTATTATCAGCACAGGGTAGACACATCTGTACCAATAGAGGACACAGTGAGTTTCTCTCTTGTGTAATCTGAAAATGAGATTTTTAACAAAGTACACATTATATACctgttaatttttaattttttttttctgttataGGTAGGTGAACTTAAGAAATTGGTGGAAGAGGGAAAAATCAAGTATATTGGATTATCTGAAGCCAGCCCTGATACAATAAGGAGAGCACATGCAGTTCATCCCATCACGGCTGTACAAATAGAGTGGTCCCTCTGGACTCGCGACATTGAGGAGGAGCTAGTTCCTCTCTGCAGGTTAGTTTGAGTTCTTCTCCAAGTTCATAGGATAGGAATGCAGCTTCCATTCCTGACTGTTTCTTCAGTAAAAAGTGTTTTGAAGAATGAGCTACTTGAAAAGATAGATATAAAAAGAATCAATTGCTGTTGTATACATGGTTGTATTAATATGACTTAGCATTTTTTATGCTTTATTGATGCAGAGAGCTTGGTATTGGAATTGTACCATATAGCCCTCTTGGTCGTGGCTTTTTTGGCGGCAAAGGAGTTGTGGAAAGTATGCCTGCAATTAGCTCCCTGGTAAAGTATTTTAGCACTTAATCGTTAGTTTTTGCTGCATGCCCTGAAATTTTTAGGATAAGATGGGGAAAATTATCTAATAGCAATGATAAATTCTGAATCTTTAACTATTTGATATTTTGAACGGTTGGTGTCTTATTTTTACAATGTGTATATGTCCATTCAATTGCAAATACTTGTGCATGTCCTTACTTTTTTGTCATgtatcaatgatggttaaaaaagtataaaaattaGACTAAATTTCTTTCCTGGAAAAAATGTGCTGTTTAATTTCCTGATGGTTAACTCATTTATCAGAAGACTTCACATCCCCGCTTCCAAGCTGAGAACTTGGAAAAGAACAAGAGTATATATGACCGAGTAGACAATCTTGCTAAGAAGCATCAGGCCACTCCGGCTCAGTTGGCATTAGCATGGGTACTCCATCAAGGCGAGGATGTTGTGCCTATTCCTGGTAAGTGACAAAATATGTATTTATTTCACATAGTACATCACAAAATATCTCTGATAAGTGATACCCGCTAGCTATTATGTGATGTGTATCAGAACAAATTATGAGGCATGGTATATTTCTCGCATTGAACTTGTGCACTGCTCAAATAATTGAAACCAACGTGAATGCGAGTTAACTCTGATAGATCAAAGATCTTTCTTTCACATTTATTACTTGGGAAAGTGTCCTTGCTGTTTTGGATTTTATGTTAACGGCGTTGATGGGGAATACAAACACACTGTAAGTGCGCTAAGCCGCTAACGATGTGTCTCCACTTAATAGACTTTAATCACAATCTATAAGAAGAGTTTCGTTCACTTTTTGTTTGGTGCCATTGGATGTCCAAACATAGCTTGaagtgtttttttctttttccaaaagTATGGGGGTATTTTCTTTTGTTATCTATCCAATATTCCAAAATTCTTGAAACTCAAGACTTCTAACTTCTCCCTTGTCACTAATAACTATTAAGTAGTCTATATAGTATCCTGGGATTTCTTTTCACCTTTCTACTTGTCTTTCTGCTACTCAACCAAGAAGCATATATGTCTTTTCTGTTTATCCATGTTTTGTTGTGTAAGTGTACAGTTGTTTATACCTTGACAGGAACAACGAAGATTAAGAATCTAGATCAAAATATCGGTGCCTTAGCAGTGAAACTATCGGAAGAGGACCTGAGAGAGATTTCTGAGTCGGTTCCCGCTGATGATGTAGCGGGCGGGAGATACTACAATGGACTCGATCATTTTTCTTGGAAGCTTGCTAACACGCCTGCAAAAGATTCGAAGATCTCAACCTGAAGTACTCTGAATCCTTTTCAGTTAGAAATTGCTCTTAGTCATGATTTAAGGGCAGCAAGGTTGATAGAAGCAAATATCTGGAATCTATCTGAAACTAAACATCACAGTTTCACCAAAGTCTGTGTTGTTAATTATGCTTTTCCCCATCGCTCACGGGGAGATtgaagaattgaagaagaaaatgttgcaTTAATATTACTATTCACATAATGTTCCTCTGTATGCATGCTTATGTATTTGTGTATTTTCTACTAATAAATTTGCAGCTAGACATTTCCCATTTTTAATGTGCtaatatcatgaacaaaaaaattaacTGCCGGAAGGCTTACTCTAGAGTTATGAAACATTCTTATTGGTCAAAGCAAACACTATGCATGCATACAATTCCAAGAGCAAAGAAAATGACACCCCTTTCTGCATCTCTAAAGTGCTTAAATGTTGAGCTGCTAGTTGCTTAGTTAATACCTTCTAatcttttttaaataaaaagaagcaTGAGGGAAGAGGAAATTGGTGAGTTTCTTGAAGCCTTCTGTCTTTTTGACAGAGATGGCGATGGTAAGTACTGCTTACCCTTAATTATATATAATCTCAATAGATCCTCATATAATGTTAATTTGTTCAATTCATTTGATGCTTTGCATCCTTTGTTCCTTAATTAATTTTACGCTTTTTTGTTCTGCCTTACTATAGAATTCGGTGACATTTATATTATTGTTGGAAAAAAGGGTTCATAACCATGGAAGAATTAGGCACTGCAATCAGAGCACTAGATTTTAATCCGAGGGTGGAAGAGTTGCAAATTATGATGAACGAAGTGGATACAGATGGGAACGGAACCATAGAATTTGAGGAATTCTTGAATCTCATGGCCAGAAAAATGAAGGAAAGTGAAGCAGAACAGGAACTAATGGAATTTGTGTATCCACAAACAGTTCTTTACCCTCGAGGTCCATTTGAGTTAAGGGTCTATAATGTAAAGGAGAGAAGATCTATTAAACATTTTCCTTCCAGTCCTTTCAAACATGAGTCACCTACGTTATGGATTCTACCACCATTCCATTGGGACTGATCAATGTAAGTTAGAGTAttctgtttttttatttattaatttttcacGTTTCATCATATTCATCTTAATATTGTCAATGCCATTGATTGTACCCCTTTATGCTTGCTAAATGAatattactagtgtttttttacccgcgcgttacACGGAGAATATGTTTAtggtatttgatacatcaattcataccttaattattaaaaatatattaagcaacggatgaaatagaagaATCAGAAATCCTAAGCAAAatggacataaagacttctcttctaagcctgatcaagatcaacaggaactcgtttcagattcttcgtgaatatgaagacaatagcacaaatcatagatataagaaattgtcaacatattaaacaataaatgaaatagaagagtctgaaatgctaagcaaagtagtcaaaaagtcttaaattgaaaccctcgttgcatagattgaaattcgtgcaattaattaactaataaaaagattggttAACAAAATCTCAAATATTGCAAAACATATAAGGGGATGATTTAATAACTAAAGAGACTTTATAACAGAACTTGGGTGCAAGAAGATATATGTAGCCTATCGTCCCACTTTATATAAAACTATTATTTGATACAAATAGAAAAATAACTCaagaataaaaataatgaaactAAGTCCCTTTTCAAGTGAAGAACTTAATATATATTACAAAATATTCCTCTTCTACTAATGGGCAATTCCCTTCTCGAAGCAAAAACTTCCTAAACTCTATATTAAGGCCTCATCTACATGCAACAATGGCAAACAGATGAATTATTATTCTGGACTAAACTGGCTTGGAAACAAAATGAGAAATTTACAAtagactgaaaaattgatcaagttgacaaaatatataatataatgagACTATAATAACATTGAAATGCTAATATAAATAGCATAGCAAAGTTTGAGTAGCTAAGAGTCTTAATCTTTCTATGCCTCTTTCCAAAGCCCTTTCCCTCTGTTCAAAAAAACTATTATCTATACAAATATAAACATAGCAAAAGGACAAAAATAATGAAACTTGTAAGACTCTACTCAAGTGAGAAGCTTAAATACATTACACAATATTCCTCTTCTAATAACGGACAACTTCCTTGTTGAAGCAATCACTCCCCCTCCCCTGGATTCTCTGTAAACTCTTTATTAACATCACCCTTTTTCTCCTCAAATTAATGCTTATCCTCTGAATCATCTAACTATTATCCAGTAAAAACTTTGAAGAAAACAACAACACATCCATTGAATTGGCTTAGATCTCCAAATCACAATCTTTGCGGATTTTTTTATTAGTAGAGTATGACCTACATCACCAAACTTCATTTTCTATAACCAATAAATATGTGTGTATGTCCATGACCCTTGTTTTTTGGCACTGTTATCTGATCAAATCCATCCGTGTGAGTACAAAAACAACACATTCACCAGCCTATACAATGAGTAGTAAATGCTCTATAATTAATCCTATATAATTAGTAAGTCACCAAAAATGATTAATCTTTAAGGTTATGTGCTAACAGTCTATTGGAGATTAAGCTTCACATGTTACTTCCCCTTCCCCACTTGAAGAATCTCAATCTTCCAAGAAACTTCACTTTCAATCATCAATAGAGATGTATCTCATTTGGTAGTACACAAAGCCTGCATATGACAATAAAATCCATGAAAATCCTTTCCTTAGAGATCCTTTGTTTAAATCTCAAGATTTATTTCCTTGATGGGAGTCCTCATTTGAAATTCaagtaaaaaatattagaagctgagtaaaaaaatatagaatattAAGCAAAAATTAGTAACTGTCTTTTTCAGCTTGTTTAGTACATACAATCCATTAGTTGACTTTTAAAACATGATTTCTTTACAACTTTGACTTGTTTAGTCTATTTATGGTTAACAATCACATTTACTGCAGCGAAAGGTGCAAACGTTATAGTGAAGGGGGTAAAACAAAAAATCTAGGTTTAGATTACCATAACCCTTATCACAACACAGTCAGATACTACAATACAATAAATCATTGGActaatcataataataatggAAAAGAAATCTTGTAAGAactcaaataaaaaatgtaagtCCATTAGAAAGTCCGGGGAAGAGCTAAAATTACCTCTTGAAGAGTAACGCGGATTCAGCAAGTGGAAGCATGCAAGACATTGCTATCATCATTAGAAAATCAAGGGGAAGAGCTCCCATCTTTCTCATGTTTGAAATCAAATTGAATGAGTTTTTGAAGTGAGAGAGTCAAAGTCATAAACTAATGTaactaaatttgaatttaaaatcaacAATATTTGGAAATAACAATAACATTATAATTGTCACATGATGGGGAGAGAAGGAAGTGAGAATGTATAATACCACTGCAACTATAGCCTTATACAACCAGTTTTTTGGTATGTTTCTCCTTAAGCTTAGCAGAAAGTTGAGAAACTTCTTCCTCCACTTGCTTCTTCTTAGCTTTAAACCCAGTCTTGCAACCCAGCGCTGCTCCCTTCTTCATTTCAAATTTCTTTTTCTGTCATTCAATTGTTGATTTATTAACGTCTACTAATAGATATTAAACCAAAAGTAACCCAAATAATCAAAACATGAATCTCACACTTCAACCCACAAAACcaaaaattttgtttttaaaaaagatGTACCTTATCAACAGTAGGGAATTAACAAAGGTACCTACAAATGGTTGGTGTTCCATATGTTCCAGCAAGGGAAATTTCATAGAACACAAACAAAAGAAAGCAAAAAATTAATAGCTGATCAAGGAGAGAGCAAATACATTAGCCAGTTTCCAATATATATCAAAAGAATAGCAAAGAAGCCCTTAAGCAATTATTCTTGCTTCTAATAGAAACAGAAACTCAGAAAGCATGTAACTTCAACTTTTCACACAAACTTAATTCCAATCCTAATTGCAAAGCTATTAATCCAGAAACCTATCTCTGCTTATATTAACCAATAGAGTGCCAATCACTCCAAGGAAAAAAATAGGTTGGTACATGATGAGCTTTATAAAAATGTTTAGTATCATCCACATGTTCTAAACTGTACTGATATGCTTTTAGAAAAACCTAAAGAGATTTCATGGTAGATAGACAAAATCATCTCTAAAAAGGCATCTTTAATGGGTTCCCACCCATCTGATTGTCTATTTATGTCTACAATATGATATTAATCTAATGTGTCGCAAAGTTTGCCCATATTCAATAGTCAAAGTGATGCTATGCAAAACATAGATTGATAGGAAGTTAGTCCAAATCTGAATGAATATAGGgaaatagaatagaatattgGCTCATGCTTCAAGGATGGTGGGATTTTGCAGTGGTGGAAGGGTGGTCGGGTTTTGTTTTAATggggaaattaaattaaaagaaatgaGGGGTAAAATTAGGGATTGGCGTAAGAGGAAGGGGATATGCCGATATGGGGAGTGGAAAAAATTCGAATGTTAGAAGAGAAGGTGAATAAATTGATGGAAAGGATGGAGGCAGAAGGGGCACGTGATGAGCTAAGAAAGGAAAGAGTGGAATTGATGGGTGCGTTGTGGAGAGAATATCGAATTGAGGAACGGAACTGGTTGCAAAAATCACGGGTGTGTTGGCTTAAGGAGGGCGATAAGAATACTCACTTCTTCCATAGGGTGAGTAAATCCAAGGCGGTAAGGAGAAATATCAGTCAGGTAGTGTACGATGGAAAGATACTAGTGGAACCACAACAGATAAAGGAGGCAACAAGAAAACATTTTAAAGGTTTCTTCACTTTGGATCTAGTCGAGAGGCCTTTCTTACAGAATTACGACATAAAAAAGGTGAGCCAGGAGTTAAACCATTGGCTGGAAGCTGAGTTCTCTGAAGATGAAGTATGGGAGGTTATAAGGAGCTGTGATGGTAACAAAGCGCCCGGTCCGGATGGCTTCACCATGGCTTTTTTCAAGCAGTTCTGGTCGGTTATAAAAGAGGACATAATGAGACTTTTTGGAGATTTCTACAAAACAGGTAAATTGGTAAAAGGTTTAAACTCAGCTTTCATAGCTTT
This is a stretch of genomic DNA from Lotus japonicus ecotype B-129 chromosome 1, LjGifu_v1.2. It encodes these proteins:
- the LOC130731281 gene encoding probable aldo-keto reductase 1 isoform X1 → MAAEKSGLIPRVKLGTQGFEVSKLGFGCMGLSGAYNDPVSEEDGLSIIKYAFSKGVTFFDTADVYGAAGANELLVGKALKQLPREKVELATKFGISRSQSRDFSGMIVKGSPDYVRSCIEASLKRLDVEYIDLYYQHRVDTSVPIEDTVGELKKLVEEGKIKYIGLSEASPDTIRRAHAVHPITAVQIEWSLWTRDIEEELVPLCRELGIGIVPYSPLGRGFFGGKGVVESMPAISSLKTSHPRFQAENLEKNKSIYDRVDNLAKKHQATPAQLALAWVLHQGEDVVPIPGTTKIKNLDQNIGALAVKLSEEDLREISESVPADDVAGGRYYNGLDHFSWKLANTPAKDSKIST
- the LOC130731281 gene encoding probable aldo-keto reductase 1 isoform X2, producing the protein MAAEKSGLIPRVKLGTQGFEVSKLGFGCMGLSGAYNDPVSEEDGLSIIKYAFSKGVTFFDTADVYGAAGANELLVGKALKQLPREKVELATKFGISRSQSRDFSGMIVKGSPDYVRSCIEASLKRLDVEYIDLYYQHRVDTSVPIEDTVGELKKLVEEGKIKYIGLSEASPDTIRRAHAVHPITAVQIEWSLWTRDIEEELVPLCRELGIGIVPYSPLGRGFFGGKGVVESMPAISSLTSHPRFQAENLEKNKSIYDRVDNLAKKHQATPAQLALAWVLHQGEDVVPIPGTTKIKNLDQNIGALAVKLSEEDLREISESVPADDVAGGRYYNGLDHFSWKLANTPAKDSKIST